Within Dysgonomonas sp. HDW5A, the genomic segment TTGCTCCTTCGATTGAAGAAGCATTTCTGAACCGACCCGAAATAAAGAGTCTGGAGCTGGCAACCAAGATATATAAAGGCAAAGAAAAAATTGAGAGAGCCGAATTTTTACCCGAACTAGGCTTAATTGCAGCATATACATGGACTAATCCCAATGGTTTCGATGGTCTCCAAAATACATTTGGCGGAATGTGGAATGTAGGAATAAAGCTTAGCGTACCGCTTAATTTTATGTCGAGTTCTGCGAAGCTGAGTGCTGCAAAAGCTCAAACCCGAATTCAGGAATATCGAGTGGAGGAGGCGAAAGAAAAAATCGAACTCCAAATCAATCAATCGGCTTTTAAATTGAATGAAGCTCACAAGAGGTATGTCTCTTCAGAGAAGAATATGGAAAAAGCCAATGAAAATCTTAGATATGCTACCGTTGGTTTCGAAGAGGGAGTTATCCCTGCATCCGATGTCTTGGCTGCAAATGCCGCATGGCTATCGGCACACTCTGAAATGATAGACTCACAAATTGATGTGAAGCTATGCAACGTATACTTAAATAAAGCATTGGGTAGAAGTTTAACCGATATAAAACAGTAAAACAGGTTTGTTACCTTAAACAAGATAGAATATGAGTAGAGAAGATAATAAATCAGGATCAAAACTTATTCCGATTCTCGGTTTTGCAGCAGTTATAATTGCTGTTGCCATATATGGTTTCTTTTTTCTGAATCAGGAAGACAATACATTGCAGGGGGAAGCTGAGGTTACCGAAGTACGTATTTCGAGTAAAGTGCCCGGTCGTATCGAAAAATTCTTTGTAGAAGAAGGCGATTCTGTTCGTAGAGGCGATACTCTCGCTATACTAAGTGCCCCCGATGTGTATGCTAAACTGTCGCAAGCTACTGCTGCCGAACAAGGAGCTGCTGCACAAAGTAACAAAGCTCAAAAAGGAGCCAGAGTGGAGCAGATTAATAGTGCTTATGAAATGTGGCAAAAAGCAAAAGTAGGAGTCGACATAGCTCAGAAGTCTTTTACACGTGTTCAGAATCTCTATAATAAAGGAGTAACAACCGCTCAGAAACGAGATGAGGCAGAAGCAAATTATAATGCAGCCGTGGCTACCGAAAAAGCGGCTAAATCTCAATATGATATGGCGAAAAACGGAGCCGAACGTGAGGATAAAGAGGCAGCATTGGCTATGCTAAACAGAGCTAAAGGTGCTGTTGCTGAAGTTGATTCTTACATTACCGAAACATATCTTATTTCGCCTGTTGACGGACGTGTTTCAGAACGATTCCCTAATGTGGGAGAATTGGTTGGCACAGGCGCACCTATTATGAATGTCACTGATCTTTCTAAAAAATGGGGAACTTTCAATGTGAGAGAAGATCGTTTGGAAGATTTCAAAATCGGACAAACCCTCACAGCTTTTGTTCCTGCTATAAATAAGGAAGTAAAGCTAAAAGTATATTATATGAAAGATCTGGGTTCATACGCTGCATGGAAGGCAACTAAAACCACAGGAGGGTATGATCGTAAAACATTTGAAATAAGAGGTCACTTTGTCGAAAATCAGCCGGATATTTTACCCGGAATGTCACTTATAATAAAAGAATAGAAGTAGGGGCGTATTGCATACGCCCGAAAAATAAATGGGCGTATGCAATACGCCCCTACAACACTAAATAAAGAATGGCTTCAGAAAAAGGTATGTGGGTAGTATTCATAAGGGAATGGAAACGTATATTATCTTCCAAAATATGTATTTGGGGGATGATTATAGCTCCATTGCTTACTTTTGGGTTGCTTATGTATATGATGAATGCCGGTTTACCGACTCAAATTCCTATTGCGGTAGTAGATTTAGATAATTCTGCCACTTCACGATCATTAGTTCGTCAATTGGATGCCTTTGCTAAAACGGATATTAAATTTAAAAGCCTTTCTTTTAAAGAAGCACGTACCGAAATGCAGCGGGGACAAGTATATGGCATATTTACGATTCCACGTAATTTTGCAAAAGATGCCGTTTCGGGCAATCGTCCCAAAATAGTATTTTATACCAATAATGCTTTCCTTATATCGGGTTCACTGCTGTTTCAGGATATGAAGACGATCAGTGTATTGGCTTCTGCCTCGGTTGGTCTTCGGATGGGTGAAGCCAAAGGATATACTCAGGGGCAATTAATGCCTATATTGCAGCCGATAAGTATAGAAGCTCATCCTATAGGAAATCCAAGCCTTAATTATTCAGTATACTTGAATAATGTGCTTACTC encodes:
- a CDS encoding ABC transporter permease; this translates as MASEKGMWVVFIREWKRILSSKICIWGMIIAPLLTFGLLMYMMNAGLPTQIPIAVVDLDNSATSRSLVRQLDAFAKTDIKFKSLSFKEARTEMQRGQVYGIFTIPRNFAKDAVSGNRPKIVFYTNNAFLISGSLLFQDMKTISVLASASVGLRMGEAKGYTQGQLMPILQPISIEAHPIGNPSLNYSVYLNNVLTPGIIFLILAMFTISSFGSEVKMGTGRQFLDLAGGSTVKAVFGKILPYTILFFILSLFFMSILYKYNNFPLNSGFFPMCFAYLCLILSAQGFGLMLLAVFGNYRLSLSAASLLGMISFSITGFSFPSIAMSPVLYGLSFLFPLRHFFLIYIDQALNGIAWQYSAYHYAALLGFFLLGLICMGRIRNFMYENVYEE
- a CDS encoding HlyD family secretion protein; the encoded protein is MSREDNKSGSKLIPILGFAAVIIAVAIYGFFFLNQEDNTLQGEAEVTEVRISSKVPGRIEKFFVEEGDSVRRGDTLAILSAPDVYAKLSQATAAEQGAAAQSNKAQKGARVEQINSAYEMWQKAKVGVDIAQKSFTRVQNLYNKGVTTAQKRDEAEANYNAAVATEKAAKSQYDMAKNGAEREDKEAALAMLNRAKGAVAEVDSYITETYLISPVDGRVSERFPNVGELVGTGAPIMNVTDLSKKWGTFNVREDRLEDFKIGQTLTAFVPAINKEVKLKVYYMKDLGSYAAWKATKTTGGYDRKTFEIRGHFVENQPDILPGMSLIIKE